Proteins encoded together in one Mycolicibacter minnesotensis window:
- a CDS encoding Gp37-like protein, producing MSTITFPKISEGGVPDPVQNPISAYMWADAKRNAKDAESRARPLIRLWDKDMKFIGRIGGEKSVDIETRLHDTGTGSIVLRGSDWINKFLRTDVRSNDDLNITVDPYPNNRNWRWRWGGKVTAVRNVRTEKGLHELHFDVAENREHWKHLYFAATPWCAPEFQPLKAWVLPGNTRTIVAVTGFVNLARIFYPPLGVIDNFVNPGAWLKPLTDGRLWSPLGWPIQMQFVNPLTDISRFSVLASRWSSAHDTTEGMLKDAGCNVRAYTWLTEDEDSPHPELAALIGQEAARPSRNCIVLAVEDQSGVVGLTGTAIDGAVNLVAATADDLISEILYEFRDADAIDPRTGKNVPPYVRDFLGIAPIKPSIVFRDSLDQSPIKSSERAIFKSKAKSILAGGKSPGWVNQLQTFGIKYGLSFIQVTQAGVYAFGTGGATGPAPIGSGIEESYQGQFDNMLLAFMRNTDPMREIAAGDMGYLEYFTQEGGGTAYTISSALTLRQGHWKTRPYQSFKVSIWNRRLYQVYYDFDLGTRALFEIDGLLYTDQFTAIRMHYDESTPKTFEVTIGTGSEQENPMGQAVRTLQTMWSAIGTLFGSNDLF from the coding sequence ATGAGCACCATTACCTTCCCCAAAATCAGCGAAGGTGGGGTACCTGATCCTGTCCAGAATCCGATCTCGGCCTATATGTGGGCGGACGCGAAACGTAATGCGAAGGATGCGGAGTCGCGTGCTCGTCCTTTGATCCGGCTGTGGGACAAGGACATGAAGTTCATCGGCCGCATCGGCGGTGAAAAATCGGTCGACATTGAGACCAGGTTGCATGACACGGGTACCGGGTCGATTGTGTTGCGGGGTTCGGATTGGATCAACAAGTTCCTGCGCACTGATGTTCGGTCGAACGATGACCTGAACATCACGGTTGATCCGTATCCGAACAATCGGAACTGGCGGTGGCGGTGGGGCGGCAAAGTCACCGCGGTTCGTAACGTTCGGACTGAAAAAGGGTTGCATGAGCTGCATTTCGATGTGGCGGAGAACCGGGAGCACTGGAAGCACCTGTATTTCGCGGCGACGCCGTGGTGTGCACCGGAATTTCAGCCACTGAAGGCATGGGTGCTACCGGGGAACACGCGCACGATTGTGGCGGTGACCGGGTTCGTCAACCTCGCCCGGATCTTCTACCCACCCTTGGGTGTAATCGACAATTTCGTCAACCCCGGTGCATGGCTGAAACCACTGACTGATGGCCGACTTTGGTCCCCGTTGGGGTGGCCAATCCAAATGCAATTCGTGAATCCACTCACCGACATCAGCCGATTCTCGGTGTTGGCGTCACGCTGGTCCTCAGCCCACGACACCACCGAAGGCATGCTCAAGGACGCGGGCTGCAACGTCCGCGCCTACACCTGGCTCACCGAAGACGAAGACTCACCACACCCCGAACTCGCTGCCCTGATCGGCCAAGAGGCAGCGCGGCCATCCCGGAACTGCATCGTCCTCGCCGTCGAGGACCAGTCTGGGGTTGTGGGGTTGACGGGCACCGCGATCGACGGGGCCGTGAACCTGGTTGCGGCGACAGCAGACGATCTGATCTCGGAGATTCTGTACGAGTTCCGTGACGCCGACGCCATCGACCCCCGCACCGGGAAGAACGTCCCCCCGTATGTCCGGGATTTCCTTGGTATCGCTCCGATCAAACCGTCGATCGTGTTCCGAGACTCGTTGGATCAGTCGCCGATCAAGTCGTCCGAGCGGGCGATCTTCAAGAGCAAGGCGAAGTCGATCCTGGCTGGCGGCAAGAGTCCTGGTTGGGTAAACCAGCTCCAAACATTCGGAATCAAATACGGACTCAGCTTCATTCAGGTAACGCAAGCAGGCGTCTACGCGTTTGGTACGGGCGGAGCAACCGGCCCAGCCCCGATCGGGTCCGGCATCGAAGAGTCCTACCAGGGGCAGTTCGACAACATGCTGTTGGCGTTCATGCGGAACACGGACCCGATGCGGGAGATCGCAGCCGGGGACATGGGCTATTTGGAATATTTCACTCAGGAGGGTGGCGGTACCGCCTACACCATCAGCTCCGCACTCACACTGCGGCAGGGGCATTGGAAAACCCGCCCCTACCAGTCATTCAAAGTCTCGATCTGGAACCGCCGCCTCTACCAGGTCTACTACGACTTTGATCTTGGGACGCGGGCACTGTTCGAGATCGACGGCCTGCTCTACACCGACCAATTCACTGCCATAAGAATGCATTACGACGAATCAACCCCGAAGACTTTCGAGGTGACGATCGGTACCGGGTCGGAGCAGGAAAACCCCATGGGCCAAGCAGTCCGCACACTACAAACTATGTGGTCCGCAATCGGCACACTGTTCGGCTCCAACGACTTGTTTTAG